In Phaseolus vulgaris cultivar G19833 chromosome 10, P. vulgaris v2.0, whole genome shotgun sequence, a single genomic region encodes these proteins:
- the LOC137818671 gene encoding uncharacterized protein At5g02240, producing the protein MASANPTLPLAFAQRHRHGVSQRPLFFFAKFRNGVSLSASASKRRVLAKAQKAVNEEVVESQSSELKNGTQRTPSSSKLVLVVGGSGGVGQLVVASLIQQSIKSRLILRNPEKATELFGEQDKEKLQVFKGDTRNQEDLDPSLFEDVTHVICCTGTTAFPSRRWDDDNTPERVDWVGVKNLVSALPSSVKRVVLVSSIGVTKFNELPWSIMNLFGVLKYKKMGEDFLRSSGLPFTIIRPGRLTDGPYTSYDLNTLLKATAGQRRAVLVGQGDKLVGEASRIVVAEACVQALDLEVTENQVYEVNSVEGEGPGNEAKKWQELFESALSS; encoded by the exons ATGGCTTCTGCAAATCCAACACTCCCGTTAGCCTTCGCCCAGCGCCACCGTCACGGTGTTTCGCAGCGTCCACTTTTCTTCTTTGCTAAATTCCGTAACGGAGTTTCCCTCTCTGCTTCGGCTTCCAAACGGAGAGTGTTGGCGAAAGCGCAGAAGGCTGTGAACGAGGAAGTTGTTGAAAGCCAAAGCTCGGAGTTGAAGAATGGTACCCAACGCACTCCTTCTTCCTCCAAATTGGTGCTTGTTGTTGGTGGCTCCGGAGGCGTTG GGCAGCTGGTAGTTGCATCACTGATTCAGCAGAGTATTAAGTCACGGTTGATACTTAGGAATCCTGAGAAAGCCACAGAACTATTTGGTGAACAGGATAAGGAGAAACTGCAG GTATTCAAAGGTGACACAAGGAACCAGGAAGATTTGGATCCATCCTTATTTGAG GATGTCACACACGTGATTTGCTGCACAGGAACAACAGCATTTCCTTCAAGGCGTTGGGATGATGATAATACACCAGAAAGGGTTG ATTGGGTGGGAGTAAAGAATCTAGTATCTGCATTGCCTTCCTCAGTGAAGAGAGTTGTTCTTGTGTCATCAATAGGTGTGACCAAATTCAATGAATTGCCATGGAG CATTATGAACCTATTTGGTGTCCTGAAGTATAAGAAGATGGGGGAGGATTTTCTGAGGAGTTCTGGCCTTCCATTTACCATAATCAG ACCTGGAAGGTTGACAGATGGACCATACACATCATATGATCTTAATACTTTGCTCAAAGCAACAGCTGGCCAACGACGAGCAGTCCTTGTAGGTCAAG GTGATAAACTAGTTGGAGAAGCCAGCAGAATTGTGGTTGCTGAAGCTTGCGTGCAGGCACTAGATCTCGAAGTCACTGAAAACCAAGTATATGAAGTTAACTCTGTTGAG GGGGAAGGTCCTGGAAATGAAGCTAAGAAGTGGCAAGAATTATTTGAATCTGCACTGTCCAGCTAG